One genomic window of Caballeronia sp. SBC1 includes the following:
- a CDS encoding LysR family transcriptional regulator — MELRHLRYFLAVAETGSLTVAAERRLHTSQPSLSRQIRDLEDEVGVELFNRSARGVELTLAGKAFLDHARLALTQVDAAIEAARRAAQPRKQVFALGFLTGQEMTWLPRAMQVLRDELPNTDLTISSHYSPDLADALARGKLDLAFLRAEPGFDLDYRVVTREKLIVLMPSDHPLTERAAIRPKDLLGETFIMVSNKARVAREVIERYLERNGINITPEHAVDNLAMAMSLVASTRGLALIPEYATNLLPWSVVSRPLEGEAPTVDLVIGYSRSNTSAILKLFLSRADELVMHGST; from the coding sequence GGCTGAACGCCGCTTGCATACGTCGCAACCGTCGCTTAGCCGGCAGATCCGTGATCTGGAAGACGAGGTTGGCGTGGAACTGTTCAACCGTAGCGCGCGCGGGGTCGAGCTGACGCTGGCGGGCAAGGCGTTCCTCGACCACGCGCGGTTAGCACTCACACAAGTCGATGCCGCGATCGAGGCCGCGCGCCGTGCGGCGCAACCAAGGAAACAGGTTTTCGCGCTGGGTTTCCTGACCGGTCAGGAGATGACCTGGCTGCCGCGCGCGATGCAGGTGCTTCGCGATGAACTCCCGAACACCGACCTGACGATATCGAGTCACTATTCGCCGGACCTCGCCGATGCGCTCGCACGCGGCAAGCTCGATCTCGCGTTCCTGCGGGCCGAACCGGGATTCGATCTGGACTATCGCGTGGTTACCCGCGAAAAGCTGATTGTGCTGATGCCCAGCGATCATCCGCTCACCGAACGAGCAGCGATCCGTCCCAAGGACCTCTTGGGCGAGACCTTCATCATGGTCTCGAACAAGGCGAGAGTAGCGCGTGAAGTGATCGAGCGGTATCTGGAACGCAACGGGATAAATATCACGCCCGAACACGCCGTCGACAATCTGGCGATGGCCATGTCGCTCGTAGCGTCTACGCGGGGGTTAGCGCTGATTCCGGAGTACGCGACCAACCTGCTGCCGTGGTCGGTAGTCAGTCGGCCACTTGAAGGCGAGGCACCGACGGTGGATCTTGTGATCGGCTATAGCAGGTCGAATACCTCTGCGATCCTGAAGTTGTTTCTATCGAGGGCAGACGAGTTGGTGATGCATGGGTCCACTTGA
- a CDS encoding inclusion body family protein, with translation MAKENDLKASAQQVNVLVVIDTDYVKAHYPPNTNQSSPQGIDHNSQFMICTGSRTPPIGQGTADLQFSANVGDFVSFTGTSIYANSDDAVIVYGINYWKGDKVFNGFESNLMTRTGAVLPNPANQPTGLPANQETVTFASYDSRIAKGGLEYFYVYFALYSLDASGEKQNLYGYFYWDPSVKVA, from the coding sequence ATGGCGAAAGAAAATGACTTGAAGGCGAGCGCGCAACAGGTGAACGTGTTGGTTGTTATCGACACCGACTACGTGAAGGCCCATTACCCACCGAACACCAACCAGTCGAGCCCCCAGGGAATTGACCATAACAGTCAATTCATGATTTGCACCGGGTCCAGAACGCCTCCAATTGGACAAGGAACGGCGGACCTCCAGTTCAGCGCGAACGTGGGGGATTTTGTCTCCTTTACGGGTACATCCATCTATGCCAATTCGGACGATGCCGTGATTGTCTACGGCATCAACTATTGGAAAGGGGACAAGGTCTTCAACGGTTTCGAGTCGAACCTCATGACCCGGACCGGGGCGGTGCTGCCGAACCCGGCCAATCAACCGACCGGATTGCCGGCCAATCAGGAAACGGTCACCTTCGCCAGTTACGACTCGCGGATTGCGAAGGGAGGTCTTGAGTACTTCTACGTTTATTTCGCGCTTTATTCGCTCGATGCTTCCGGTGAAAAACAAAACCTCTATGGTTACTTCTATTGGGACCCTTCGGTGAAGGTCGCCTGA
- a CDS encoding autoinducer binding domain-containing protein, whose amino-acid sequence MERVCQDAHQQFHTAANEQQLFQHIASFAKRLGFDYCCYGIRIPSPLARPAISIFDTYPTGWMKHYQESRFIDIDPTVRAGMHSTSLIVWPNKPSGETSRLWSDAHDFGLTVGVAHSSWSANGVFGLLTMSRNSAPLTPAEISRLPLPTNWLANVSHMMMSRFILAQSTPEAAASLTAREREVLCWTSEGKTSYEIGRILNIAERTVNFHINNVLLKLNSTNKVQAVVKAMTMGLLNSDW is encoded by the coding sequence ATGGAACGAGTCTGTCAGGACGCCCATCAACAATTTCATACGGCTGCGAATGAACAGCAGCTTTTCCAACATATCGCCTCTTTTGCAAAGCGGCTCGGCTTTGATTACTGCTGTTATGGAATTCGAATACCGTCGCCGCTTGCCAGGCCGGCGATCTCTATTTTTGATACTTACCCGACCGGATGGATGAAGCATTATCAGGAGAGCCGCTTCATTGATATTGATCCGACGGTGCGCGCCGGCATGCACAGCACGAGCCTGATCGTCTGGCCAAACAAACCCTCCGGTGAGACCTCACGCCTGTGGTCGGACGCGCATGATTTTGGCCTGACCGTTGGCGTGGCTCACTCCAGCTGGAGCGCAAACGGCGTCTTTGGACTTCTGACCATGTCCCGCAACTCAGCGCCGCTGACGCCGGCTGAGATCAGTCGCTTGCCGTTACCAACAAACTGGCTGGCGAACGTCTCGCATATGATGATGAGCCGCTTTATTCTGGCTCAGAGTACGCCTGAAGCGGCCGCGTCACTGACCGCACGCGAGCGTGAGGTGCTGTGTTGGACCAGTGAAGGAAAAACGTCCTATGAGATCGGGCGGATCCTGAACATCGCCGAGCGTACGGTTAATTTTCATATCAACAACGTGCTTTTGAAACTCAATTCCACGAATAAGGTACAGGCCGTTGTCAAGGCGATGACTATGGGCCTGCTCAATTCGGATTGGTGA
- a CDS encoding DUF4902 domain-containing protein, giving the protein MKLSYVHSYFPQYDERCDGYVRIAEQTLSVLKLAHVMSGFDDELLAELRAAKCDAVGAGYTEWQTTFQEASQISVGWDWYVDRTLGILMVVNGDVRSNVMGTDCFGSDIGMTNTAASLRLGLGRLNWTNVVAVAMSFTPQHIKPIVR; this is encoded by the coding sequence ATGAAACTCTCGTATGTGCATTCTTACTTCCCGCAGTATGACGAGCGGTGCGACGGTTACGTCCGCATTGCAGAGCAAACGCTGAGCGTTTTAAAACTAGCCCATGTGATGTCGGGCTTCGACGATGAATTGCTGGCCGAGTTGCGTGCCGCCAAATGTGACGCTGTCGGTGCGGGATATACGGAGTGGCAAACTACGTTCCAGGAAGCCAGCCAAATATCGGTCGGATGGGACTGGTATGTCGACCGTACGTTGGGCATTCTTATGGTGGTGAACGGTGACGTGAGAAGCAATGTCATGGGAACCGATTGCTTCGGCTCCGACATCGGCATGACAAACACCGCCGCCTCACTAAGGCTCGGGCTTGGCCGGTTGAACTGGACCAATGTAGTCGCGGTAGCCATGTCGTTTACCCCGCAGCACATCAAACCAATTGTTCGCTGA
- a CDS encoding acyl-homoserine-lactone synthase yields the protein MRTFVHQDGPLSESMSLALARYRYQIFVEHLGWGLPMADGFCERDQYDRDDTVYVIANDDAASICGCARLLPTTRPYLLGQLFPSLLAQGMPVPSSPDVWELSRFAASPVVSAHIEEGNLAWAVRPMLAAVVECAAQLGARQLIGVTFLSMERLFRRIGVHAHRAGPAQRIDGRMVVACWIDIDAQTLAALDIDLTVASYAAQGKSAPEGAPLLALTH from the coding sequence ATGCGCACTTTCGTTCATCAGGACGGGCCGCTGTCAGAGAGCATGAGCTTGGCGCTCGCGCGCTACCGGTATCAGATATTCGTCGAGCATCTGGGTTGGGGACTGCCAATGGCAGACGGCTTTTGCGAGCGCGATCAATATGACCGGGACGATACCGTCTATGTGATCGCGAACGACGATGCCGCATCTATTTGCGGATGCGCAAGGCTGTTGCCGACTACGCGCCCTTATCTGCTCGGACAGTTGTTTCCCTCCTTGCTTGCGCAGGGTATGCCGGTGCCTTCATCGCCGGATGTATGGGAGCTTTCGCGATTTGCCGCGAGCCCGGTTGTCAGCGCACATATCGAGGAAGGCAATCTCGCGTGGGCTGTGCGCCCCATGCTCGCAGCCGTTGTAGAGTGCGCCGCCCAACTCGGGGCGCGACAGTTGATCGGCGTGACGTTCCTCAGCATGGAGCGGCTGTTCCGCCGCATTGGTGTGCATGCGCACCGGGCAGGGCCGGCGCAACGCATCGACGGCCGGATGGTGGTTGCATGCTGGATCGATATTGACGCTCAGACATTGGCGGCACTTGATATCGACTTGACGGTGGCAAGTTATGCCGCACAAGGAAAGTCAGCGCCCGAAGGCGCGCCGTTGCTGGCGCTGACTCATTGA
- a CDS encoding cytochrome P450, producing the protein MAAVPKAITPITSTTSTTNAEFWERYPTACVRHSIYPPFHFPLPVNIIARLFDVPVEDGVKLGSAASYFGNALEAALMHATHLAAANEATLKLERYFKSVVEDRRAKPGNDLVSSLHRAEEAGESLTVDDILSNVLLLFVAGHETTSNTPGNALVALHSAPAYITA; encoded by the coding sequence TTGGCCGCAGTACCGAAAGCAATCACGCCGATCACATCGACCACGTCAACCACCAACGCAGAATTCTGGGAGCGTTACCCGACTGCTTGCGTTCGACATTCTATCTATCCGCCTTTTCATTTTCCCTTGCCGGTGAACATCATCGCCCGGTTGTTCGACGTGCCTGTCGAAGATGGTGTCAAGCTCGGCTCGGCGGCGAGCTACTTCGGCAACGCGCTGGAAGCAGCGCTCATGCACGCCACGCACCTTGCTGCGGCAAACGAAGCAACGCTCAAATTGGAACGCTATTTCAAAAGTGTGGTCGAGGATCGGCGCGCGAAACCCGGCAACGATCTCGTGTCCTCACTGCATCGTGCGGAGGAAGCAGGCGAATCGCTCACCGTCGACGATATCCTCTCGAACGTACTGCTGTTGTTCGTTGCAGGACATGAAACGACGTCGAACACGCCGGGTAATGCGCTGGTTGCATTGCATTCGGCGCCGGCATACATCACTGCCTGA
- a CDS encoding GNAT family N-acetyltransferase — protein sequence MMGALIREMLLADYDAVVALWNSTPGVDIRPVTDSRDGIERLLARNPGLSVVAVNDRELVGCALASHDGRRGFLQHVVVAPSSRGQGLARAMIDRCIERLREHHLGWVHLDVVVDNEAAMVFWEKAGWHRVDTLTRLSRAL from the coding sequence ATGATGGGCGCACTGATTCGAGAAATGCTATTGGCTGACTACGACGCTGTTGTTGCATTGTGGAATAGTACGCCGGGGGTCGACATTCGGCCGGTGACCGACAGCCGAGACGGCATTGAACGGTTGCTTGCCAGAAACCCGGGCTTGAGCGTCGTTGCCGTCAATGATCGCGAGCTGGTCGGCTGCGCGCTGGCTAGCCACGATGGCCGCCGCGGATTCCTCCAGCACGTCGTGGTTGCACCGTCTTCGCGCGGTCAAGGCCTCGCCCGGGCAATGATCGACAGATGTATCGAGCGCCTCCGGGAACATCACCTCGGATGGGTGCATCTGGATGTCGTTGTTGATAACGAGGCCGCCATGGTCTTTTGGGAAAAGGCTGGCTGGCACCGAGTTGATACGCTGACACGGCTCTCGCGTGCGCTGTAG
- a CDS encoding GlxA family transcriptional regulator — translation MSKPSGRLATPDTSYSAGLHDFRVMTFGFLLVENFSLLALSAAVDPLRIANMVVGRRVYNYKMIVAEGQEVRSSDGMRLLADCTFLDGETFDAVFVVGPNPIPRRGIGVVLDWLRLQARKGVAIGGLDTGSYFLARAGLLNGYRCTIHWEDRDVLVEQFPKVTVSNRLYEVDRDRFTCSGGIAPLDMMIHLLGLPPGSADLSARVLELLVADRRSHEQRQRTSLRQYIGAEHAKLEEALQLMESNVEEPLSVAEVAAFISVSQRQLERWFHERIRKTPAQTYLEIRLLRARQLLFRTSRPLEEICTRTGFTSITHFSTRYKEQFQISPIADRKRYQSAL, via the coding sequence ATGAGCAAACCTTCTGGTCGCCTCGCTACGCCCGACACCTCGTACTCCGCGGGGCTGCATGACTTTCGCGTGATGACGTTTGGCTTCCTGTTGGTCGAGAATTTTTCGCTGTTGGCGTTGAGCGCCGCAGTCGATCCTCTGCGCATTGCAAATATGGTTGTTGGCCGACGCGTCTACAACTACAAGATGATTGTTGCCGAGGGTCAGGAAGTGCGATCCAGCGATGGCATGCGACTTTTAGCTGACTGTACGTTCCTCGACGGCGAGACGTTCGATGCCGTGTTTGTTGTTGGACCTAACCCGATTCCACGCCGGGGCATTGGTGTCGTGCTTGACTGGTTGAGGCTGCAAGCGCGCAAGGGCGTTGCAATTGGCGGACTCGATACGGGAAGCTATTTTCTTGCCCGTGCAGGCTTGCTCAATGGTTACCGATGCACCATCCACTGGGAAGATCGAGACGTGCTCGTCGAGCAGTTTCCGAAGGTGACGGTATCCAACCGCCTGTACGAAGTTGACCGGGACCGTTTCACATGCAGCGGCGGCATAGCGCCGCTCGACATGATGATCCACTTGCTGGGGCTGCCGCCGGGAAGCGCCGATCTGTCCGCACGCGTGCTTGAACTACTCGTAGCAGACAGGCGCAGCCACGAGCAGCGCCAACGTACCTCGTTGCGGCAGTACATAGGCGCCGAACACGCGAAGCTGGAAGAAGCCCTTCAGCTCATGGAAAGCAACGTGGAAGAGCCATTGAGCGTGGCTGAAGTCGCCGCCTTTATAAGCGTGTCACAGCGGCAACTTGAGCGCTGGTTTCACGAACGAATCCGCAAGACCCCCGCGCAGACGTACCTCGAAATTCGTCTCTTGCGTGCTCGCCAACTTCTGTTTCGCACTTCGCGGCCGTTGGAAGAGATTTGCACCCGGACAGGGTTCACCTCGATCACCCATTTTTCAACGCGCTACAAAGAGCAGTTTCAGATCTCTCCCATCGCAGACCGCAAGCGTTACCAAAGCGCTCTTTGA
- a CDS encoding M24 family metallopeptidase yields MELKNLIRIENGEKAKHTFSDAEYASRQSKLRELMGRENIDSVLFTSYHNLNYYADFLYCSFGRKYGLVVTPKKVVSISANIDGGQPWRRTVGDYNVVYTDWQRDNFFRAVQAEVDNKGRVGIEFDHVPVDVLAKLKAALPEVEFVDIGAQTMRLRMIKSAEEIAVIKHGANVCDVGGAVLAAAVHEGVPEHEVALASTQAMVREIARRFPDSELMDTWTWFQSGINTDGAHNPVTTRKVQKGDILSLNCFSMIAGYYTALERTMFFDHCSDEHLRLWKVNVEVHEAGLKLIKPGARCSDIAHELNKIYAEYGLLQYRTFGYGHSFGVLSHYYGREAGLELREDIDTILEPNMVISMEPMIMLPEGMPGAGGYREHDILVIGEKDATNITGFPYGPEKNIIKG; encoded by the coding sequence ATGGAACTGAAGAATCTGATTCGAATCGAGAACGGCGAAAAGGCAAAGCACACATTCTCGGACGCTGAATACGCAAGCCGGCAAAGCAAGCTTCGCGAGCTGATGGGGCGCGAGAATATCGACTCGGTGTTGTTCACGTCGTATCACAACCTCAATTACTACGCGGACTTTTTGTATTGCTCGTTCGGTCGCAAGTACGGACTCGTGGTTACGCCGAAGAAGGTCGTGTCGATTTCAGCGAATATCGACGGGGGCCAGCCGTGGCGTCGCACCGTGGGTGACTACAACGTGGTCTACACCGACTGGCAGCGCGACAACTTCTTCCGCGCGGTACAGGCTGAAGTGGACAACAAAGGGCGCGTGGGTATCGAGTTCGACCACGTGCCGGTGGATGTGCTGGCCAAGCTGAAAGCGGCGCTGCCCGAGGTCGAATTTGTCGACATCGGCGCGCAGACCATGCGCCTGCGCATGATCAAGTCGGCAGAAGAAATTGCGGTGATCAAGCACGGCGCGAATGTTTGCGATGTTGGCGGTGCCGTGCTTGCCGCCGCCGTGCACGAAGGCGTGCCTGAGCACGAGGTGGCCCTTGCGTCGACCCAGGCAATGGTGCGTGAGATCGCACGCCGTTTTCCCGATTCCGAGTTGATGGATACGTGGACGTGGTTTCAGTCAGGTATCAATACCGACGGCGCTCACAATCCGGTCACGACCCGCAAGGTGCAAAAGGGCGACATCCTCAGCCTGAACTGCTTCTCCATGATCGCGGGGTACTACACGGCGCTCGAACGCACGATGTTCTTCGACCATTGTTCGGACGAACATCTGCGGCTGTGGAAGGTCAACGTTGAAGTGCACGAAGCGGGTCTCAAGCTGATCAAGCCGGGCGCGCGTTGCAGCGATATCGCTCATGAACTGAACAAGATCTACGCCGAATACGGGCTGCTGCAATACCGCACGTTCGGCTATGGCCACTCGTTCGGCGTGCTGTCGCATTACTACGGCCGCGAAGCGGGTCTCGAGCTGCGCGAAGATATTGACACGATTCTTGAGCCGAACATGGTGATCTCAATGGAGCCGATGATCATGCTGCCCGAAGGCATGCCGGGCGCAGGCGGTTATCGCGAGCATGACATCCTGGTGATTGGCGAGAAGGACGCGACCAACATCACCGGTTTCCCGTATGGTCCCGAGAAGAACATCATCAAGGGATAA
- the glyA gene encoding serine hydroxymethyltransferase: protein MFSAQHTIDGFDPELANAMALERQRQEDHIELIASENYASPRVLEAQGSMLTNKYAEGYPGKRYYGGCEHVDVVESLAIERARQLFKADYANVQPHSGSQANAAVYLALLTPGDTILGMSLAHGGHLTHGAKVSFSGKLYNAVQYGVDTKTGLIDYDEVERLAIDHKPRMIIAGFSAYSRVLDFARFREIADRVRAYLFVDMAHVAGLVAAGLYPNPVPFADIVTTTTHKTLRGPRGGLILARGNPEIEKKLSSMVFPGTQGGPLMHVIAAKAVAFKEALGPEFVDYQKQTIANAQAMVSVFVERGYDVVSGGTDNHLFLVDLVAKGLTGKDADAALGRAHITVNKNAVPNDPQSPFVTSGIRIGTPAITTRGFLKPDAVLTASLMCDVLDHPGDAQIEQRVREQVAALCARLPVYSGL, encoded by the coding sequence ATGTTCTCAGCACAACATACTATTGATGGGTTTGATCCAGAGCTTGCCAACGCCATGGCGCTTGAGCGCCAGCGGCAGGAAGATCACATTGAACTGATCGCCTCCGAGAATTACGCCAGCCCGCGTGTGCTCGAAGCACAAGGTTCTATGCTGACCAACAAGTACGCGGAGGGTTATCCGGGTAAGCGCTACTACGGCGGTTGTGAGCATGTAGACGTTGTAGAGTCGCTGGCAATCGAGCGGGCCAGGCAGTTATTCAAGGCCGATTATGCCAATGTACAGCCGCATAGCGGTTCGCAGGCGAACGCAGCGGTCTATCTCGCGCTGCTGACTCCCGGCGACACCATTCTCGGCATGAGTCTCGCGCATGGTGGTCACCTGACGCATGGCGCGAAGGTGTCGTTCTCGGGCAAGCTGTACAACGCAGTCCAGTACGGGGTCGATACAAAGACCGGCCTGATTGATTACGACGAAGTGGAGCGGCTTGCGATCGACCACAAGCCCAGGATGATCATCGCGGGGTTCTCCGCATACTCGCGTGTGCTCGACTTTGCACGCTTTCGTGAGATTGCGGACCGCGTACGTGCATACCTTTTCGTCGATATGGCGCATGTCGCGGGACTCGTCGCAGCCGGGCTTTACCCGAACCCCGTACCGTTCGCCGATATTGTCACGACCACCACGCATAAGACGTTACGAGGCCCACGCGGCGGGCTGATTTTGGCTCGGGGCAACCCCGAGATCGAGAAGAAACTTAGCTCAATGGTCTTTCCAGGCACCCAGGGCGGTCCGCTGATGCACGTCATTGCGGCGAAGGCCGTTGCGTTCAAGGAAGCACTCGGACCGGAGTTTGTCGACTACCAGAAACAGACTATCGCGAACGCGCAAGCCATGGTTTCGGTATTCGTTGAACGCGGCTATGACGTTGTGTCCGGCGGCACGGACAATCACCTGTTCCTCGTCGATCTGGTCGCGAAGGGTCTGACCGGCAAGGACGCAGATGCAGCATTGGGCCGCGCTCACATCACCGTGAACAAGAACGCGGTGCCAAACGATCCGCAATCTCCATTCGTGACGAGCGGCATCCGAATTGGAACACCGGCCATCACCACACGTGGTTTTCTTAAGCCCGATGCCGTGCTGACTGCCTCGCTGATGTGCGACGTGCTGGATCACCCCGGTGATGCCCAGATCGAGCAAAGGGTGCGCGAACAGGTAGCGGCGTTGTGTGCGCGCTTGCCGGTGTACTCCGGACTCTAA
- a CDS encoding MFS transporter — MASFIGNFVEWFDYASYGYLATIIAVVFFPKTDTATGLLAAYAVFAISFIVRPIGGIVWGHFGDKIGRRTALSLSILIMSASTFVIAFLPTYAQVGVMAPILLLLVRLVQGFSASGEYAGASAFLAEYAPEGKRGVYTSIVPASTAAGLLFGSIFVAVLHAVLTTEQIQSFGWRLPFLLAAPFGLIGRYIRVRLEDTPKFKALEMSHHVARAPVRELLSVHRGKMLIAFGVTCLNAVAFYLVLSYMPTYLSTEMGMGETESFIAATISLTAYIGFIFIMGALSDRVGRKTMLIGASILFALLTVPLFKGLVGASFLTIVMIQIGFGALLTMNDGTLPCFLSEIFPTRVRYSGFAFCFNAANALFGGTAPLVATWLIHATGSKLAPAWYMVGAAVVALIAMLASRETSRVPLADD; from the coding sequence ATGGCGAGCTTCATCGGGAATTTCGTCGAGTGGTTTGACTATGCGTCGTACGGCTATCTGGCGACTATCATCGCCGTGGTCTTTTTCCCGAAGACCGATACCGCAACGGGTCTGCTGGCGGCATACGCCGTCTTTGCGATCTCGTTTATCGTGCGGCCGATAGGCGGCATTGTGTGGGGACATTTTGGCGACAAGATCGGTCGCAGGACGGCGCTGTCGCTATCGATCCTGATCATGTCGGCTTCGACGTTCGTTATCGCATTCCTGCCGACCTATGCCCAGGTGGGCGTCATGGCGCCGATCCTTCTGCTGCTGGTCCGGCTGGTCCAGGGGTTCTCCGCATCTGGCGAGTACGCAGGAGCCTCGGCGTTCCTGGCCGAATATGCGCCGGAGGGCAAGCGTGGCGTCTATACCAGTATTGTCCCGGCCAGCACGGCAGCGGGCCTTCTGTTCGGTTCGATATTCGTCGCGGTGCTGCATGCCGTTCTGACTACTGAACAGATTCAGTCGTTTGGCTGGCGCCTGCCGTTTTTGCTTGCTGCACCGTTCGGACTGATCGGGCGCTACATTCGCGTGCGTCTGGAAGATACGCCCAAGTTCAAGGCGCTCGAGATGTCCCATCATGTCGCGCGTGCGCCGGTCAGGGAGTTGCTTAGCGTGCATCGCGGCAAGATGCTGATTGCGTTCGGCGTTACCTGCCTGAACGCTGTAGCGTTTTATTTGGTGCTGAGCTATATGCCGACCTACCTGTCCACGGAAATGGGCATGGGTGAGACGGAATCTTTTATAGCGGCCACCATTTCTCTTACTGCCTATATCGGCTTTATTTTTATCATGGGGGCGCTGTCGGACCGGGTCGGTCGCAAGACGATGTTGATTGGTGCTTCCATCCTCTTCGCCTTGCTGACGGTGCCGCTCTTCAAGGGACTGGTGGGTGCCAGCTTCCTGACGATCGTGATGATCCAGATTGGGTTTGGTGCGCTGCTGACAATGAACGACGGCACGCTCCCATGCTTCCTGTCAGAGATTTTTCCTACACGCGTGCGCTATAGCGGATTTGCGTTCTGTTTCAATGCGGCGAACGCGTTGTTTGGTGGCACGGCACCGCTCGTTGCGACCTGGTTGATCCATGCAACCGGCAGCAAGCTCGCCCCGGCGTGGTACATGGTTGGGGCGGCGGTAGTAGCGCTGATCGCGATGCTTGCAAGCCGTGAGACATCACGCGTACCGCTCGCGGACGACTGA
- a CDS encoding AraC family transcriptional regulator — translation MKLTPDHYCRVFGSPWADVYCTDINSARHYGKHWHATYGLGLLESGAQSSASGQGQVEAYDGNLITTNPGEVHDGRPIGGASRRWRMVYLEPAVIASMLGDPQSRAAADVALTRPVIEDERLRAALRELFCRVENCGTGQHSTNTHVLACEESLVQTCALLLNVHSTTSPVREIGGDLRRVRERLGDDLLNPPTLNELAAMSGLSKYQVLRRFEKTYGVPPHSWLLQQRAEQARGLIRKGLSLAQAAAACGFSDQSHMTRLFLRHFGFTPGAWQKVAGRALQ, via the coding sequence ATGAAGCTCACTCCAGATCACTACTGTCGGGTTTTCGGCTCGCCTTGGGCGGATGTCTATTGCACGGACATCAATAGTGCTCGCCACTACGGCAAACACTGGCACGCGACCTACGGTCTCGGACTGCTGGAGAGCGGTGCGCAAAGCTCGGCCAGCGGTCAGGGGCAGGTCGAGGCGTACGACGGCAACCTGATCACGACCAACCCCGGTGAGGTGCATGACGGCCGCCCGATTGGCGGTGCTTCGCGCCGCTGGCGCATGGTGTATCTGGAGCCCGCGGTGATCGCTTCCATGTTGGGCGATCCTCAGTCTCGCGCTGCTGCGGACGTCGCACTCACGCGTCCTGTTATAGAAGACGAGAGACTCCGTGCTGCGCTGCGGGAACTGTTTTGCCGCGTAGAGAATTGCGGCACCGGACAGCATTCGACCAACACCCATGTTCTCGCGTGCGAAGAATCCCTGGTCCAGACCTGCGCGCTCTTGTTGAACGTTCATTCAACCACTTCACCGGTCCGGGAGATTGGGGGTGACCTGAGACGGGTTCGCGAGCGGCTGGGCGATGACCTGCTTAATCCGCCAACGCTCAATGAACTAGCCGCCATGTCCGGCCTTAGCAAATACCAGGTGCTGCGCCGCTTCGAAAAGACCTATGGTGTACCGCCGCATTCCTGGCTGCTGCAACAGCGCGCCGAGCAGGCGCGAGGTCTGATTCGAAAAGGGTTAAGCCTGGCGCAAGCGGCGGCCGCGTGTGGTTTCTCGGATCAAAGCCACATGACCCGGCTTTTTCTACGTCATTTTGGCTTCACGCCGGGGGCGTGGCAGAAGGTGGCCGGGCGCGCACTGCAATAA
- a CDS encoding methyltransferase domain-containing protein — MASYVHGYQWNENERLQNQARTLTDLLHFDTVYPAGHTVLEAGCGVGAQTVTLAARSPAARFTSIDISSQSVNAAQQKTRAAGLTNVMFQQADIFSLPFEPDSFDHIFVCFVLEHLGQPMEALTRLKRLLTPGGTITVIEGDHGSTCFHPDSHAARAAIQCQVTLQQQAGGNALIGRQLYPLMNQAGFNQVHVSPRMVYADSSQPDLVDGFTRKTFTAMIEGVRASAISAGLIKPEDFDDGIRDLYRTTLDDGVFCYTFFKGVGHK; from the coding sequence GTGGCTTCGTATGTACACGGGTATCAGTGGAACGAGAACGAGCGCCTGCAAAACCAGGCGCGAACGCTCACGGACCTGCTCCACTTCGACACGGTTTATCCTGCCGGTCACACCGTGCTGGAGGCCGGATGCGGCGTTGGTGCGCAGACGGTGACGCTGGCCGCGCGCAGCCCGGCTGCACGATTTACTTCTATCGACATCAGTTCTCAGTCTGTTAATGCAGCGCAACAAAAAACCCGTGCTGCCGGGCTGACGAACGTCATGTTCCAGCAAGCCGATATATTTTCTCTGCCGTTCGAGCCTGACTCTTTCGACCACATTTTTGTCTGCTTCGTGCTAGAGCATCTCGGGCAGCCGATGGAAGCACTCACGCGGCTCAAGCGTTTGCTCACGCCGGGGGGCACCATCACGGTCATTGAAGGGGATCACGGCTCGACCTGTTTTCATCCGGACAGTCACGCGGCGCGGGCTGCAATACAGTGCCAAGTCACGTTGCAACAGCAAGCTGGCGGCAATGCGCTTATCGGCAGGCAGTTATATCCGCTGATGAACCAGGCAGGTTTCAATCAGGTTCACGTGTCGCCGCGCATGGTGTACGCGGACTCGAGCCAGCCCGATCTGGTGGACGGATTCACAAGAAAGACCTTTACCGCGATGATCGAGGGTGTGCGTGCATCGGCAATATCGGCCGGCCTGATCAAGCCGGAGGATTTCGATGACGGTATCAGGGATCTATATCGGACTACGCTAGACGATGGTGTGTTCTGCTATACATTCTTCAAGGGCGTAGGGCATAAGTGA